In Lewinellaceae bacterium, a single window of DNA contains:
- a CDS encoding TonB-dependent receptor: MRQLLETDQKALEINLDPEIYGTFAEIGAGQEVARYFFQVGAAAGTIAKTMSAYDKTYSDKIYGEEVSGRYVCEARLYKMLDHEFGLMRSRLANERPDTNFFVFADTVAAVNYQRTIKGNGWLGIRFQLKPDSEPNDLVLHVRMLDNDNHLQQQAIGILGVNLIYACYRYNDQPEVMLQSLMDSLHGRVKIDMVRLTGPEFEQLDNRLLSLWIVKNGLSDVAIFGPGRQNMHASEFLYKKNVMLVRGSFRPATLVNLDMIQASFQQFRNDPEVDARRVYLLTEITLDNLRAGGELDEQDFLDRAELLNTLGQTVVVSDCQQYQKMIAYLADYRVQKLGIVSGVGELLDLINDKYYRNLDGRLLAAFGELFTRNVKFYVYPALQEGSGELITAQNVPIPEGVKFLYKHLLDNRQIVDVEGFNPNVLHIFSKQVLHMLQNGEKDWESLVPVAVANLIKERCLFGYPAEQMEFDY; this comes from the coding sequence ATGCGCCAACTACTCGAAACCGACCAGAAAGCCCTCGAGATCAACCTCGACCCGGAAATTTACGGCACCTTCGCCGAGATCGGCGCGGGCCAGGAGGTGGCCCGCTATTTCTTTCAGGTAGGAGCCGCCGCCGGCACGATCGCCAAGACCATGTCGGCTTATGACAAAACCTATTCCGACAAAATCTACGGGGAAGAGGTTAGCGGGCGTTACGTCTGCGAGGCCCGGCTGTATAAAATGCTCGACCACGAATTCGGGCTGATGCGTTCCCGCCTGGCCAATGAGCGGCCGGATACCAACTTTTTTGTCTTCGCCGATACGGTAGCGGCCGTCAACTACCAGCGCACCATCAAGGGCAACGGATGGCTGGGCATACGGTTCCAGCTCAAGCCCGACAGCGAACCCAACGACCTGGTCCTCCACGTGCGCATGCTCGACAACGACAACCACCTGCAGCAGCAGGCCATCGGCATTTTGGGCGTCAACCTCATCTATGCCTGCTACCGGTACAACGATCAGCCGGAAGTGATGCTGCAATCGCTGATGGATAGCCTGCACGGCAGAGTCAAGATAGATATGGTGCGGCTCACCGGCCCGGAATTCGAGCAGCTCGACAACCGGCTGCTCAGCCTCTGGATCGTCAAGAATGGCCTGAGCGACGTGGCCATTTTTGGGCCCGGCCGGCAAAATATGCACGCTTCGGAGTTTCTTTATAAAAAGAATGTCATGCTGGTGCGCGGCAGCTTTCGCCCCGCCACGCTGGTCAACCTGGATATGATACAGGCCAGCTTCCAGCAGTTTCGCAACGATCCGGAGGTGGATGCCCGCAGGGTATATCTGCTCACCGAGATCACCCTCGACAACCTGCGCGCCGGCGGCGAACTGGACGAGCAGGACTTCCTCGACCGCGCCGAATTGCTCAACACCCTGGGCCAGACGGTGGTCGTCTCCGACTGCCAGCAGTACCAAAAGATGATCGCTTACCTGGCCGACTACCGGGTGCAAAAACTGGGCATCGTCTCCGGCGTAGGCGAACTGCTCGACCTGATCAACGACAAATACTACCGGAACCTGGACGGGCGCCTGCTGGCCGCCTTCGGGGAACTGTTTACCCGAAACGTGAAATTCTACGTTTATCCCGCCCTGCAGGAGGGGAGTGGCGAACTGATTACGGCGCAGAACGTGCCCATTCCGGAAGGGGTGAAGTTTCTCTACAAACACCTGCTCGACAACCGGCAGATCGTCGATGTGGAAGGCTTTAACCCCAATGTGCTGCACATCTTCTCCAAGCAGGTGCTGCACATGCTCCAAAACGGTGAAAAAGACTGGGAAAGCCTGGTGCCGGTGGCTGTGGCCAACCTGATTAAAGAACGCT
- a CDS encoding DUF1801 domain-containing protein: MSDLKTQPHDGNVEAFLQSVEHDKRREDSFVVLEMMKEITGEEPRMWGPSIVGFGNYHYKYESGREGDFFLAGFSPRKQNLTLYIMSGFSHYEELLQKLGKHKTGKSCLYINKLEDVDLSALKEMIRESVKMMKKKYPEK, translated from the coding sequence ATGAGCGATCTCAAAACCCAACCCCACGACGGCAACGTCGAAGCCTTCCTCCAAAGCGTAGAGCATGACAAACGGCGGGAAGACAGTTTTGTCGTCCTGGAAATGATGAAAGAAATTACCGGCGAAGAGCCCCGGATGTGGGGCCCCAGCATCGTCGGCTTCGGCAACTATCACTACAAATACGAGAGCGGCCGGGAAGGCGACTTTTTTCTTGCCGGCTTCTCCCCCCGCAAGCAGAACCTGACGCTCTACATCATGTCCGGCTTTAGCCATTACGAGGAACTGCTGCAAAAGCTGGGCAAACACAAAACGGGGAAATCCTGCCTGTACATCAACAAACTGGAGGACGTGGACCTCAGCGCGCTGAAAGAAATGATCCGCGAATCAGTGAAAATGATGAAGAAGAAATATCCGGAGAAGTAG
- a CDS encoding serine hydrolase, with product MVKKTLILFPAVIVFFLLSSLLSQHRSNANPAAGIDPPVKPLRSLADKALQEALQQQFYKNSKWKDLANQKKMAVGLVDMRDPSRIKFAHINGNKMMYAASLPKIAILLAAMDAMEKGELKESQEIQKDLRLMISKSDNYASTRMIDRLGYKKIESVLTDPRYNLYDKRFGGGLWVGKRYAKQGVRHPDPIMGLSHAATAAQVCRFYYLMAMKQLVTPQRSEQMMEIMEGPELHHKFVNTLDRIAPEARLYRKSGSWRTYHSDSVMVLGPGRRYILVALIEDPEGETICRQLVLTVEEVLKKITPDAVTTAQ from the coding sequence ATGGTAAAAAAGACCCTTATCCTTTTTCCGGCGGTGATTGTCTTTTTTTTGCTGAGCAGCCTGTTGTCCCAGCATCGTTCGAATGCCAATCCGGCGGCGGGAATCGACCCGCCCGTCAAACCGCTGCGCAGCCTTGCCGACAAGGCGCTTCAGGAGGCCCTGCAACAGCAGTTCTACAAGAATTCAAAATGGAAGGATCTGGCCAACCAGAAAAAAATGGCCGTCGGGCTGGTGGACATGCGCGACCCCTCCAGGATCAAATTTGCCCACATCAACGGCAACAAGATGATGTATGCCGCCAGCCTGCCTAAGATAGCCATCCTGCTGGCAGCGATGGACGCCATGGAAAAAGGAGAATTGAAAGAAAGCCAGGAAATACAGAAAGACCTGCGCCTCATGATCAGCAAATCGGACAACTACGCCTCTACCCGCATGATTGACCGCCTGGGCTACAAAAAGATCGAAAGCGTGCTGACCGACCCCCGGTACAACCTCTACGACAAGCGCTTTGGCGGCGGGCTATGGGTGGGCAAGCGCTATGCCAAACAAGGGGTTCGGCACCCGGATCCCATAATGGGCCTGAGCCATGCGGCTACTGCCGCCCAGGTCTGCCGGTTTTACTACCTCATGGCGATGAAGCAGTTGGTGACTCCCCAGCGTTCCGAACAGATGATGGAGATTATGGAAGGGCCGGAGTTGCACCACAAGTTCGTCAACACTTTAGACCGCATAGCCCCCGAAGCCCGGCTGTACCGCAAGTCCGGGTCCTGGCGCACCTACCACTCCGATTCGGTCATGGTATTGGGCCCGGGACGGCGCTATATCCTGGTGGCGCTCATCGAAGACCCGGAAGGAGAAACCATCTGCCGGCAGCTCGTCCTAACGGTGGAAGAAGTTTTGAAAAAAATAACTCCCGATGCCGTTACTACCGCTCAGTAA
- a CDS encoding DUF4349 domain-containing protein translates to MRQALLLLLSFFAIAALAGCVSSKRSAEASLSAPGQAEAGFSGKEADPSSRKVLFSAFLTLTVENLDSAGHQIGKIAEQYNGYVQEAGTYRAVIRVESGQLDDAIADIAALGKLHRKNITGQDVTEEYQDYQIRLENAQKARDRYLELLNKAETVEEILKVERELERLNETIDLLKGKMARIGHLEAYSTISVELRERKKPGLLGYIGLGVYHAVKWLFVRN, encoded by the coding sequence ATGCGCCAAGCCCTTCTTCTCCTGCTGAGTTTCTTCGCAATTGCTGCCCTTGCCGGCTGCGTTTCCTCTAAACGATCCGCGGAAGCATCCCTTTCTGCTCCCGGACAGGCAGAGGCAGGCTTCTCTGGCAAAGAAGCGGATCCTTCCTCCAGAAAAGTTCTCTTCTCCGCCTTTCTGACACTTACTGTAGAAAACCTGGACAGCGCCGGGCACCAGATCGGGAAGATCGCGGAGCAGTACAACGGTTACGTCCAGGAAGCGGGCACTTACCGGGCTGTCATCCGCGTAGAAAGCGGGCAGCTCGACGATGCCATCGCCGACATCGCCGCCCTGGGCAAGCTGCACCGCAAGAATATAACGGGACAGGACGTCACTGAAGAATACCAGGACTACCAAATCCGCCTGGAAAATGCCCAAAAGGCCCGGGATCGCTACCTGGAACTGCTCAATAAGGCCGAAACCGTAGAGGAAATCCTCAAAGTGGAGCGGGAACTCGAACGGCTCAACGAAACCATCGACCTGCTCAAAGGCAAGATGGCCCGGATAGGCCACCTGGAAGCGTATTCCACCATTTCCGTAGAATTGCGGGAGCGGAAAAAACCGGGCCTGTTGGGGTATATTGGCCTGGGGGTTTATCATGCCGTCAAATGGCTTTTTGTGCGAAACTGA
- a CDS encoding cupin domain-containing protein: MNKVNIKEKLSLFSDHWNPRIAGELNGQHVKLVKFQGEFVWHKHENEDELFYVLDGEFDMQFRDKTVRLQEGEFLIVPRGVEHRPVAEKEVAVMLFEPASTLNTGDAGGERTKDELEKI; this comes from the coding sequence ATGAATAAAGTCAATATCAAAGAAAAACTATCCCTCTTCTCCGACCACTGGAACCCCCGCATTGCCGGCGAGCTAAACGGCCAGCACGTCAAGCTGGTCAAATTCCAGGGGGAATTCGTCTGGCACAAACACGAGAATGAGGACGAACTCTTCTACGTGCTCGATGGAGAGTTCGACATGCAGTTTCGCGACAAAACTGTGCGGTTGCAGGAAGGGGAGTTCCTCATCGTTCCGCGGGGCGTAGAGCACCGGCCGGTTGCTGAAAAGGAAGTGGCGGTCATGCTGTTCGAGCCGGCTTCCACCCTCAATACCGGGGATGCGGGGGGAGAGCGGACGAAGGATGAACTGGAAAAAATCTAA
- a CDS encoding aspartyl protease family protein produces the protein MKHLHTLLFLTLFVNFAYAGPSYRLVESPAVVPLQVRNKLMLVEGRVNGKSGYFLFDTGASELILNQAYFPRHKHYNPKSHFASASGHIVLHGYAYISSFSWGSLRREEFFAPRIDLLALESQLGEQLLGIIGYDVLQHADLEIDYYQGAITLLRPGSDLPALALRADPDYAFDFQMDRHLPVLNARLGDAEGLRMAIDSGSSVNVCANRLKGKLKTKALKKRTVGLQGAAGILQQSPYFIMESLEVENTYSIAYCRVALGNVEAFDDYGFHIDGLLGVNFFRLGRVYFSYQAKRILVWLEENDYTLRHSSLRPLAGLRVD, from the coding sequence ATGAAACACCTCCACACCCTGCTGTTCTTAACGTTGTTCGTCAATTTTGCCTATGCCGGCCCCTCCTACCGTCTGGTGGAGTCGCCTGCCGTTGTTCCTTTGCAGGTCCGGAATAAGCTCATGCTGGTAGAAGGCAGGGTAAACGGCAAAAGCGGGTATTTTCTGTTTGATACCGGCGCCTCCGAACTGATCCTCAACCAGGCTTACTTTCCCCGCCATAAGCATTACAACCCGAAATCGCACTTTGCCAGCGCCAGCGGCCACATTGTGCTTCACGGCTATGCTTACATTTCCAGCTTTTCCTGGGGAAGCCTGCGGCGGGAAGAATTTTTCGCTCCCCGCATCGATTTGCTCGCGCTCGAATCTCAGTTGGGAGAACAGTTGCTTGGCATCATCGGCTATGATGTGCTGCAGCATGCCGACCTGGAGATAGATTACTACCAGGGCGCCATCACCCTGCTGCGGCCCGGCTCCGATTTGCCGGCCCTTGCTCTCCGCGCTGACCCGGATTATGCCTTCGATTTTCAGATGGACCGCCACCTGCCCGTGCTGAATGCCAGGCTGGGAGACGCGGAGGGCCTGCGAATGGCCATTGATTCCGGCTCTTCCGTCAACGTCTGCGCCAACCGCCTGAAGGGAAAGCTCAAAACAAAAGCCCTTAAAAAACGGACGGTCGGCCTGCAGGGAGCTGCGGGAATCCTCCAACAATCGCCCTACTTTATCATGGAGTCCCTGGAGGTGGAAAACACCTATTCCATCGCCTACTGCCGGGTAGCCCTGGGCAACGTGGAGGCTTTCGATGATTACGGCTTCCACATTGATGGCCTGCTGGGCGTCAACTTCTTCCGGCTGGGGCGGGTGTACTTTAGTTACCAGGCCAAACGCATACTGGTCTGGCTGGAGGAAAATGATTATACCCTGCGGCATAGTTCCCTGAGGCCACTGGCGGGGCTGAGGGTGGACTGA
- a CDS encoding mechanosensitive ion channel family protein: MNTDKLAEYLNLLSEMAITFLPKLALALLLLFFGFKVVNRLARLAGRAMEHAGLGGNLLPFVRSLVNVSLKILLIFTVAGVVGVDVTSFVAVMAAAGFAVGLALQGSLSNFAAGIIILLFRPYKVEDWIEIDGKFGRVEEIQIFNTIMATPGRKTLIIPNGQVVDNIVTNYSKKGYIRMELNVTMPYSESFPRVREIILEELKAIPKVLNEPEPEVGIEAYDSHNVLLAVRPYVIPDDYWEVTFEAYERIKAAFNRKGIKVAYSEGVEMGTIGE, translated from the coding sequence ATGAATACCGACAAGCTTGCCGAATACCTGAACCTCCTCTCCGAAATGGCCATCACCTTCCTGCCCAAGCTGGCGCTGGCGCTGCTGCTGCTCTTTTTTGGGTTCAAGGTCGTCAACCGGCTCGCCCGCCTGGCGGGCCGGGCGATGGAACATGCGGGGTTGGGCGGCAACCTGCTGCCTTTTGTCCGGTCTCTGGTAAATGTTTCTCTCAAGATCCTGCTGATCTTCACCGTTGCCGGGGTAGTCGGCGTCGACGTCACCTCTTTCGTCGCCGTGATGGCCGCCGCCGGCTTTGCCGTCGGGCTGGCCCTGCAGGGCAGCCTGAGCAATTTTGCCGCCGGCATCATCATCCTGCTCTTCCGCCCTTACAAAGTGGAGGACTGGATCGAAATAGACGGCAAGTTCGGCCGGGTGGAAGAGATACAAATCTTCAACACCATTATGGCAACTCCGGGGCGCAAAACCCTGATTATTCCCAATGGCCAGGTGGTTGACAATATCGTGACCAACTATTCTAAAAAGGGCTACATCCGCATGGAGTTGAATGTGACCATGCCCTACAGCGAGAGCTTCCCCCGGGTGCGGGAGATCATCCTGGAGGAATTGAAGGCCATCCCCAAAGTGCTCAACGAACCGGAGCCGGAGGTGGGTATCGAAGCCTACGACAGCCACAATGTGCTGCTGGCCGTGCGCCCCTACGTCATCCCCGACGATTACTGGGAGGTGACTTTCGAGGCCTACGAGCGCATCAAGGCGGCTTTCAACCGGAAAGGCATCAAAGTGGCTTACTCCGAAGGCGTGGAGATGGGGACGATTGGGGAGTGA